The genomic interval ATAGAGGGAATTGAAGGGTATCGCAAATATCAACTTGAAAATGAAGATCAAACTTTAAAACCGGGAACAGCATTTTATCTGATTCAAAGTTTATTAGAATTAAATAAACAAGCTAACAAAAGAATTGTAGAAGTTATCGTGATGTCCAGGAATAGTCCTGAAACCGGAGTTCGTATCTTAAATACGCTCAAAAAATTTGAACTTGATATATCCAGAGTTGCCTTATCAGGTGGCGAACCTCTATCCCCTTACATTGATGCTTTTAGTTTAGATTTATTTTTATCTAAAGATGAACACGATGTGCAATCTGTAATCGATTCGAAAACCTGTGCAGCTGCTTATATTTATGCTCCACCAAAAGCTTTCAATCCAATTGATAATCGCGTTAAAATTGCTTTTGATGCAGATGCTGTTTTGTTTTCTGAAGAATCAGAACTTCGATATAAAACAGAAGGAATTGATGCATTTCAACAATATGAAGAAGAACATGAAAATGATCCATTAAAAGAAGGACCTTTTGCAAAACTTTTAATCAAATTATCAAAAATTCAAGAACATCTCCCAACAAGGATCGAACTATCACCACTCCGCATCGCAATCGTCACAGCAAGAAATGCACCTTCTCATATGAGAGTGATTAAGACGCTTCGAAAATGGGGTGTCTATGTAGATGAAGCCTATTTTCTTGGAGGTCTGGATAAGGATAAAGTATTAGATGCATATGGAGCTCATATATTCTTCGATGACCAGGAAACGCATTTAGAAAAAGCTAGTAAAGTAGTTCCTTCTGGAAAAGTTCCCTATCAAAGTGATTCGCTACTGCATAAAATTAAGAAATAAAAAATATAAATTAGATGTCAATGCTCAATCCTTCATATCAAAAATAAAGCATTTACAGAGATTCCAATTTTTACTTAATTTCCTGATTTGGTTGCTGAATTTGTTCAATTTTTGGTGCTTGCTTTTGAGAAACCTGATATTGCTCTCCTAATATAGGGGCAATTACCAGACCTACTAAACAAGTAAGTTTAATTAAAATATTCATAGAAGGACCTGAAGTATCTTTGAATGGATCTCCAACGGTATCCCCAATTACAGCAGCTTTATGCGGTTCTGAACCTTTATGGTAAATCTGACCATCTATTGTAACACCAGATTCAAATGATTTTTTAGCATTATCCCAAGATCCTCCGGCATTATTTTGAAAAATTGCCCAAACAACCCCACTTACACAAACTCCAGCCATATAGGCACCAAGCGCTTCTGGACCCATTACAAAACCTATAATTACTGGCGTTATCAAAGTAATTGCACCTGGTAAAATCATTTCATGAAGTGCTGCTTTCGTAGAAATTGCAACACAACGCGCATAATCTGGTTTGCCAGTACCTTCCATAATTCCTGGAATTTCCCTAAACTGACGACGGACTTCATTAACCATATCCATCGCTGCTTTGCCTACAGAACTCATAGCAAGTGCAGAAAAAACAACAGGTATCATTCCACCAACAAATAATGCAGCGAGTACATCCGCTTTAAAAATGTTTATCCCATTAATGCCTGTAAAGGTGACATAAGCTGCAAATAAACCAAGTGCCGTAAGGGCAGCAGATGCAATTGCAAATCCTTTCCCAATGGCTGCGGTTGTATTGCCAACAGAATCCAGAATATCCGTACGCATACGAACTTCTTTCGGCAATTCTGCCATTTCTGCAATTCCACCCGCATTATCCGAAATTGGACCAAAAGCATCAATGGCTAATTGCATAGCTGTAGTTGCCATCATTGCACTTGCAGCAATCGCCACTCCATAAAATCCTGCAAGCGTATAACTTGCCCAAATTGCTAAAGCAAATATCAAAACAGGACCCGCTGTACTCAACATCCCATTACTTAATCCACCAATTATATTTGTACCAGCTCCGGTTCCAGATTTTTGGACAATCGCATTTACAGGTCCTCGTCCTAATCCAGTATAATATTCAGTCATATATGAAATGGCAGCACCGACCACTAAGCCTATTAAAACATCATAGAATACATTCATCGAGGATATCTCTTTTATGCCCATCCCAAAGAAATTCATTTGTAATGTTGCAGGCAATAACCATTGAATACAGAAATAAGCAGCTACTGCAGTCAAAGCTATAGAAACCCAGTTGCCCATATTCAAAGCATTTTGGACCTGTTGTTCCTTTGCATCTTCAGATTTAATGCTTACAAAAAAAGTACCTATTATTGAAAAGATTAATCCTATACATGCTAAGAAAATCGGCAATAAAATTGGCCCTAATCCTCGAAAAGCATCCATCGAGCTAATATCGCCACCCATATCGCGAATCACATAATTACCTAATACCATGGAAGCCAGGACAGTAGCTACATAGGAACCAAATAAATCGGCACCCATACCAGCAACATCCCCAACATTATCTCCAACATTATCAGCAATTGTAGCCGGATTCCTTGGATCATCTTCTGGAATCCCTTTTTCTACTTTTCCAACAAGGTCAGCTCCAACATCTGCTGCTTTTGTATAAATTCCTCCACCTACCCGTGCAAAAAGAGCAATGGATTCAGCACCTAATGAAAATCCAGCAAGTATTTCCAAAATTACAGTCATAGAATGACTCGCATCATATTGTATTCCTTTAATGGTTGAAGCACCCCATACTCCACCCATAAATGAGTAAAATAAAACGGCAAATAATATACTCAAACCTAAAACTGCTAAACTCGCTACACCTAGACCCATCACAGTGCCACCTCTAAAAGACACATGGAGTGCCTTTACAATGGAGGTTCTGGCTGCTTGTGTAGTCCTTACGTTTGCTAAAGTAGCCACACGCATTCCAATAAATCCAGCGATTATAGAAAATAAGGCACCTAAGATAAATGCAATAACTATAGTCCAATGCGTAGTTTCTACTTTAAAACTTAATAAACCCAATAGGAGCCCTGCAACTACTACATAAATAGCTAACACTCTATATTCTGCTTTTAAAAAGGCCATAGCACCTTCCGCTATATTATCTGCAATTCCCTTCATTTTTGCATCTCCTGCATCTTGAGAGGATACCCATTTATATAGATACGCCATATAGAGTAAGCCTATAATTCCAAAGGCAGGTAATAAATAAACCAGATTTTCCATTTAATTTGAATTTTAAGAGGTGCAAAAGTATAAAAAAACACAGATTTTAGACCTAGAATAAGCAGATTAAACGAATTCTTACATAGTATTGCATATAAAATGCTCTTAAACAAAGCAGGAAATTGCCTATAATTTAGCGCTCGTTATAAAATTTATAAATCAGTTTAAGAAACTAAATATCAAGAAACTATATTTATAAAAATAGTAAATTACCAAAGTATTGGAAATATTTAACAACAATCTATAGGCTAATTCAGCATTTTAATGTTCTAATAATATGGATATAGATGGAAAAGGGATCGTTTTTTATGATGGTGAATGCATTTTATGTAGCAAATGGATCTATTTTTTATCAAAAGCGGACAAAAAGAAAAAGCTGCTTTTTGCTTCATTGGATAGATTTCCAGAATTGACAAAAGGATTTGAACTTATAAAAGATGTCGATTTACCAGATTCCATATATTATTTCAAAAACAATCAATTGTATTATTATTCAAAAGCAATTTTAAAAATCCTAATGGACTTGGGTGGTTTTTGGAAGATTTTTAGTATTTTATATTTGATTCCCAAGGTATTACGAGATTCAATATATAAGTGGATTGCCAGACATCGATATTCTATTTTTGGTAAACGCACTTCTTGTTCTATACCAGATGAATTTGAGAAATCCAGGTTTTTATAAACTATCCATGGCAATTTATTAATTGAATGCGTAAAAAATCTTGAAAATTGAGGACTGCATAATCACATTTGGAAATAAAAATTTTAACCTCTTGTTTTTATTACGAAACATTTCGTAGTACATTTGTGTTAATTCCGTCAAGGACCACTGAAATTATCATCTTTGTTAAACTTTTTATAAAGTAAAGCATTGTTGATAATTAATTAGGACTTATAACGGTTGTATAGATTAATTCAAAAATGAAAGAGAAAATGAAATCTAAAAAAAGTTGGTTTTTATTATTGCCATTAATTATTTTAATTGCTTATTTTTCAGGGAATTGCAGTCAAACTCAAGGAGATCCTACATCAAAAGAAAGCCATCTATTAAAGCTGGTTTACGAAAACTCACAAAGATTTCATTATGCACCTCCTGTTATTGATGATTCTTATTCCCAAAAAGCATTTGAAGACTTTTTAGTAGATATGGATTCAGGCAAGCGATTTTACACTCAAAAAGACGTTAAACAACTTGAAAAGTATAAAAATGACCTGGATGATCATTTTAAAGAAGGTAAATTAGAGTTCTTCGATCTTTCTTTAAAACTTATTGACGAAGGCATTAAAAAATCTCAAACATATTACCAGGAATTTATCAATGCCCCTTTTGATTTTACAAAAGATGAAAAAATTGAATTAGATGCAGAAAAACGAAAATGGGCATCAGATGATAAAGAAATGAAAGATTATTGGAGAAAATCTATTAAATATGAAAGATTAAGTCGCTATATAGAAGACCATCAGCAATTAGAAAAAGAAGGTAAAAAACGACCTGAAGATTCTATTCAAATGGACATCAACAAAGAAGTAAAAGATGTGATGGACGGATGGTTTGATCGTTTATCTAAATTAAAACGTTCGGATCGATTCGAATTATTTGTCAATACTTTTATCCACTTATATGATCCACATACGGATTATTTAAATCCTAAAGAAAAAGAAGATTTTAATATCAATATGTCCGGAAAACTAGAGGGCATAGGTGCCCGATTACAAACAGAACGCGAATTTACAAAAGTCAGTTCTATTGTTCCGGGTGGCCCTGCTGCAAGACAAGGAGAATTAGAAGCCAATGACTTAATCATAGGAGTACAACAAGATGGCTTGGAGCCTGTAGATATTAAAGGAATGAGAATTGATGATGTGGTTAGTAAAATCAGAGGCAAAAAAGGAACGAAAGTTACTTTAAAAGTTAAAAAACAAGATGGCAACCAAAAAAATATCACCATTACAAGAGATGAAGTAATTATGGATGAAGGATTTGCCCGATCTGCAATTTTGGAACTTGAAGGAGATCAACAAAAAATAGGATTCATCCGATTGCCAAGATTTTATGCAGATTTTAATGATCCACAAAGCCCTTCTGCTGCAAAAGATATTGCCATTGAATTAGAAAAATTGAACCAAGCCGGGGTTACGAGTTTAATTTTAGATTTGCGAAATAATGGCGGTGGTTCTTTACAGGAAGTGGTAGATATGTCTGGTTTATTTATTGAAGAAGGCCCTATTGTACAAGTAAAAGATAAACGAGGCACCAGAGCTTATAATGATCAAGATAAAAATGTAAAATTTACAGGACCCATGGTGATACTTGTAAATAGCAATAGTGCTTCAGCATCAGAAATTATTAGTGCTTGTTTGCAGGATTATAAAAGAGCGGTGATTGTTGGTGGAGAACCAACTTTCGGAAAAGGAACAGTTCAACAATTTAGAAATCTTGACCAATTTACTAACTATCCTGAAATGCGACCTTTAGGAGAAATGAAAGTAACAATTCAAAAATACTATCGTGTAAATGGTGGTTCAGTGCAACTTAAAGGGGTAGAACCGGATGTCTTATTGCCAGATACTTACAGTTATATTATTAATGGAGAAAAAGAATATGATCATCCATTACCTTATGATGTAATTGAAAAACAAAAATATTATCAGAATACATTTCTGATCAATAATATAGAAGAAGTAAAAATGAAAAGCATGGAACGTGTCAAATCAAACACAGAATTTAATTTGATTGATGAAAATGCAAAACGCTTGGCTAAAAACCGAGAGGAATCTGAATATCCATTAGAACTTAACAAATATAAAAGTCTTGTAAAACAACGTACAGAAGAAGTTAAAAAATATGAAAAAATAGGAACAACAGCAATTCCTGGAATCAAAACCGATAATTTAAAAGAAGATCTAGCATATATTAAGGCTGATTCATCTCGAATTGCCCGGAATGATGATTTCTTAAAAGGATTAACAAAAGATGTTTATGTATATGAATCCATGCATATCCTAAAAGATCTTCACAAGTAATATATTCCAAAATCAGTATTATTTCTGGGTTCATCTCTGTCATGGAGATGAACCTTTTTTTTTGAAGGATTTCTAAATCTTAACGAAAGAATTCCAGGCTGCTTATTTTGATTGATTTTAAATAAAATTCTACTTGGCTTGAAATTTGAAATTGGATGTTGAGACCGAAATTTTATTACTTTCGTAGAAAATATCAACGACTTGTTTCGATTTACAATCCTTGTCTGTTTTGTAATCCATTCACTTCATACTTTTGGGCAAAACCAACACTTTGTTCCACTAGTGATGGGTGGCAGCTGTTGTTGTGGAGAATTTGTTGAAATTTTTTACCCAAATTTAGATTTTGAAGATTCTCCTGCTCCTCCACCGGGCGGTTTAATCCTTTATTCAGCCGGAGATTTTTTTTCAGGTTGGACCTGCACAAGAGCTACCATTGATCACAAGGATGGACTTTTTGGTAATCTAACCCTTGGAAATCCTAATGGACGATCTAATTTTATCGACTTACATGGTTCTCCTGGTTTTGGTGCCATTGAATATAATTTAACAGGTCTTACTCCCGGAAATACTTATCGGGTTGATTTTTGGACAGCACAAAATGGCAGTGGATATACATCTACTGGAACCTTAAAAATAGCGGGTGGCGCCTGGCGCAATGTAAATTGGATTGTGAATACAGACGGCAGTGTTTTTTGGTTTAAAGAGTCTCATCTTTTTATGGCAATGGCTACTTCTGCAAAAATGGAATTTAGCAGCGTTGGTGGAAGCGAATGGGGCGGAACATTACTGGACGATATTAAAATATTTGAATGCCCCGGTGATCAGGAAGAACCTA from Saprospiraceae bacterium carries:
- a CDS encoding 5'-nucleotidase, coding for MSIDLSEILVIGVSTRALFDLEKENQVFEIEGIEGYRKYQLENEDQTLKPGTAFYLIQSLLELNKQANKRIVEVIVMSRNSPETGVRILNTLKKFELDISRVALSGGEPLSPYIDAFSLDLFLSKDEHDVQSVIDSKTCAAAYIYAPPKAFNPIDNRVKIAFDADAVLFSEESELRYKTEGIDAFQQYEEEHENDPLKEGPFAKLLIKLSKIQEHLPTRIELSPLRIAIVTARNAPSHMRVIKTLRKWGVYVDEAYFLGGLDKDKVLDAYGAHIFFDDQETHLEKASKVVPSGKVPYQSDSLLHKIKK
- a CDS encoding sodium-translocating pyrophosphatase; translated protein: MENLVYLLPAFGIIGLLYMAYLYKWVSSQDAGDAKMKGIADNIAEGAMAFLKAEYRVLAIYVVVAGLLLGLLSFKVETTHWTIVIAFILGALFSIIAGFIGMRVATLANVRTTQAARTSIVKALHVSFRGGTVMGLGVASLAVLGLSILFAVLFYSFMGGVWGASTIKGIQYDASHSMTVILEILAGFSLGAESIALFARVGGGIYTKAADVGADLVGKVEKGIPEDDPRNPATIADNVGDNVGDVAGMGADLFGSYVATVLASMVLGNYVIRDMGGDISSMDAFRGLGPILLPIFLACIGLIFSIIGTFFVSIKSEDAKEQQVQNALNMGNWVSIALTAVAAYFCIQWLLPATLQMNFFGMGIKEISSMNVFYDVLIGLVVGAAISYMTEYYTGLGRGPVNAIVQKSGTGAGTNIIGGLSNGMLSTAGPVLIFALAIWASYTLAGFYGVAIAASAMMATTAMQLAIDAFGPISDNAGGIAEMAELPKEVRMRTDILDSVGNTTAAIGKGFAIASAALTALGLFAAYVTFTGINGINIFKADVLAALFVGGMIPVVFSALAMSSVGKAAMDMVNEVRRQFREIPGIMEGTGKPDYARCVAISTKAALHEMILPGAITLITPVIIGFVMGPEALGAYMAGVCVSGVVWAIFQNNAGGSWDNAKKSFESGVTIDGQIYHKGSEPHKAAVIGDTVGDPFKDTSGPSMNILIKLTCLVGLVIAPILGEQYQVSQKQAPKIEQIQQPNQEIK
- a CDS encoding carboxy terminal-processing peptidase codes for the protein MKSKKSWFLLLPLIILIAYFSGNCSQTQGDPTSKESHLLKLVYENSQRFHYAPPVIDDSYSQKAFEDFLVDMDSGKRFYTQKDVKQLEKYKNDLDDHFKEGKLEFFDLSLKLIDEGIKKSQTYYQEFINAPFDFTKDEKIELDAEKRKWASDDKEMKDYWRKSIKYERLSRYIEDHQQLEKEGKKRPEDSIQMDINKEVKDVMDGWFDRLSKLKRSDRFELFVNTFIHLYDPHTDYLNPKEKEDFNINMSGKLEGIGARLQTEREFTKVSSIVPGGPAARQGELEANDLIIGVQQDGLEPVDIKGMRIDDVVSKIRGKKGTKVTLKVKKQDGNQKNITITRDEVIMDEGFARSAILELEGDQQKIGFIRLPRFYADFNDPQSPSAAKDIAIELEKLNQAGVTSLILDLRNNGGGSLQEVVDMSGLFIEEGPIVQVKDKRGTRAYNDQDKNVKFTGPMVILVNSNSASASEIISACLQDYKRAVIVGGEPTFGKGTVQQFRNLDQFTNYPEMRPLGEMKVTIQKYYRVNGGSVQLKGVEPDVLLPDTYSYIINGEKEYDHPLPYDVIEKQKYYQNTFLINNIEEVKMKSMERVKSNTEFNLIDENAKRLAKNREESEYPLELNKYKSLVKQRTEEVKKYEKIGTTAIPGIKTDNLKEDLAYIKADSSRIARNDDFLKGLTKDVYVYESMHILKDLHK
- a CDS encoding DUF393 domain-containing protein, which produces MDIDGKGIVFYDGECILCSKWIYFLSKADKKKKLLFASLDRFPELTKGFELIKDVDLPDSIYYFKNNQLYYYSKAILKILMDLGGFWKIFSILYLIPKVLRDSIYKWIARHRYSIFGKRTSCSIPDEFEKSRFL